In Haladaptatus sp. QDMS2, a single window of DNA contains:
- the nadA gene encoding quinolinate synthase NadA, whose translation MPQMETTTFETDLSLFKYDNLEQLPPDYRTLDEEARTARIERAKAELGDDLVILGHNYQQREIVEHADFIGDSYQLSKQAAAADAPYVVFCGVTFMAESADILTGDDQTVLLPSMEASCPMAGMAEALQVDAAWAQITAATNADIVPITYMNSYADLKAFCAEQGGLVCTSSNAHRAFEWALERGDKVLFLPDKHLGENTAHRLGMAADTVEWDPWDPASKDASKAVDHDIILWNGYCQVHDRFRVEHIEQIHETHPDARVIVHPECRRAVVEAADKAGSTADICRTIEGAAPGDTWAIGTEIHLTNHLQRWHPEVNVLPLCGDACMDCNAMRQIDPNYLCWVLEELVAGRERNVIEVAAAEKELAKLALDRMLEVN comes from the coding sequence ATGCCACAGATGGAAACGACGACCTTCGAAACCGACCTGAGCCTCTTCAAGTACGACAACTTGGAGCAACTCCCCCCGGACTACCGAACCCTCGACGAGGAAGCGCGCACTGCCCGTATCGAGCGGGCCAAAGCCGAACTCGGTGACGACCTCGTTATCCTCGGCCACAACTATCAGCAACGAGAAATCGTCGAGCACGCAGACTTCATCGGTGATTCCTACCAGTTGAGCAAGCAAGCCGCCGCGGCGGACGCGCCCTATGTCGTGTTTTGCGGGGTCACATTCATGGCTGAGTCCGCAGACATTCTCACTGGCGACGACCAGACGGTACTCCTCCCGAGTATGGAGGCATCCTGCCCCATGGCGGGGATGGCAGAAGCCTTGCAGGTAGATGCTGCGTGGGCCCAGATTACGGCCGCAACCAACGCCGATATCGTCCCGATTACGTACATGAATTCCTACGCGGACCTGAAGGCGTTCTGTGCCGAGCAGGGCGGTCTCGTCTGTACGTCGTCGAACGCACACCGAGCGTTCGAATGGGCGCTCGAACGCGGCGATAAGGTGCTGTTCCTCCCGGACAAGCACCTCGGCGAGAATACCGCCCACCGGCTCGGGATGGCAGCGGATACCGTCGAGTGGGACCCCTGGGACCCTGCCTCGAAGGATGCGAGCAAGGCTGTCGATCACGACATCATCCTGTGGAACGGCTACTGCCAGGTACACGACCGCTTTCGTGTCGAGCACATCGAACAGATCCATGAAACGCATCCCGACGCACGCGTCATCGTTCACCCGGAGTGTCGGCGAGCGGTCGTCGAAGCCGCAGACAAGGCTGGGAGTACGGCGGACATCTGTCGAACGATCGAGGGGGCCGCCCCGGGCGACACCTGGGCTATCGGCACTGAAATCCATCTCACGAACCACCTCCAGCGGTGGCACCCTGAAGTGAACGTCCTCCCGCTCTGTGGAGACGCGTGCATGGACTGTAACGCCATGCGGCAGATAGACCCGAACTACCTCTGCTGGGTGCTCGAGGAACTCGTCGCCGGCCGCGAGCGAAACGTCATCGAGGTAGCTGCCGCGGAGAAGGAACTCGCGAAACTCGCGCTCGACCGGATGCTGGAGGTCAATTGA
- a CDS encoding L-aspartate oxidase, with amino-acid sequence MAPHTTDVLVVGSGIAGLSAALGAARRGASVTIATKATEPADASTWWAQGGIAVARDDPGGFAADIQQAAGGTADSDAISVLVENANDAVRDVFLETLGIEFDTDGSRFDFTREAAHSNDRILHVDASTGKHLHVPLLNHLADHDAVTIDTDTAALDLCWDEGRVFGALLESGGEVTPTFAGATILATGGIGALYSQTTNPAGATGDSIAMAALAGAAVTDMEYVQFHPTVYCGANPFLLSEALRGEGALLRNGDGERFMPAVHEDAELAPRDVVARAVDRERERTGDVWLDVSPLDFGETFPNLAARCRQRAVDWTDGIPVAPAEHFLCGGISVDDRGRTTLDNLYAVGECSRTGVHGANRLASTSLLEGLVWGLRAGEDAAGGSPQVIETPSRPDRDPALPTAFVQAKFDRLRRVMDELLGLERTHADLDWAVAVLRRLKGEVDAYTRTRTSRSLYELRNAAITALLIARAASENRESVGTHFVVSEEPECEVPASR; translated from the coding sequence ATGGCACCACACACGACCGACGTGCTCGTCGTCGGCTCGGGCATCGCGGGACTGTCGGCGGCCCTCGGTGCTGCCCGTCGCGGGGCCTCGGTAACCATCGCGACGAAAGCCACCGAGCCTGCGGACGCATCGACCTGGTGGGCACAAGGGGGCATCGCCGTCGCCCGGGACGACCCCGGAGGTTTCGCGGCGGACATCCAGCAAGCAGCGGGCGGCACAGCCGACAGCGATGCGATTTCGGTCCTCGTCGAGAACGCAAACGACGCGGTTCGCGACGTGTTCCTCGAGACGCTCGGGATCGAATTCGACACCGACGGCAGCAGATTCGACTTCACGCGAGAGGCGGCTCACTCGAACGACCGCATCCTCCACGTCGATGCATCGACCGGAAAGCACCTCCACGTCCCCCTCTTGAATCACCTCGCCGACCACGACGCGGTGACTATCGACACCGACACTGCGGCGCTCGACCTGTGCTGGGACGAGGGACGTGTTTTCGGTGCGCTACTCGAATCCGGTGGCGAGGTAACCCCCACCTTCGCCGGCGCAACGATTCTCGCCACGGGAGGCATCGGGGCACTCTACTCGCAAACGACGAACCCGGCTGGTGCGACCGGCGACAGCATCGCCATGGCGGCGCTCGCGGGCGCTGCCGTCACCGACATGGAGTACGTCCAGTTTCACCCCACAGTGTACTGCGGAGCAAATCCGTTCCTCTTGAGTGAAGCCCTCCGAGGTGAGGGCGCACTGCTCAGAAACGGCGACGGTGAACGATTCATGCCCGCTGTCCACGAGGACGCAGAACTCGCTCCCAGAGATGTCGTCGCGCGGGCGGTGGACCGCGAACGCGAACGAACTGGCGACGTCTGGCTCGACGTTTCCCCGCTCGACTTCGGAGAGACGTTTCCGAATCTCGCCGCTCGGTGTCGGCAGCGAGCGGTGGACTGGACAGATGGGATTCCGGTCGCCCCGGCCGAACACTTTCTCTGTGGAGGGATTTCCGTGGACGACCGCGGTAGAACCACGCTCGACAATCTGTACGCGGTGGGCGAGTGCAGTCGAACGGGCGTCCACGGCGCGAACCGACTCGCGAGTACGAGCCTTCTCGAAGGACTCGTGTGGGGGTTACGGGCGGGTGAGGACGCCGCAGGGGGGTCGCCACAGGTCATCGAGACTCCGTCACGACCTGACCGCGACCCCGCGTTGCCGACGGCGTTCGTCCAGGCCAAGTTCGACAGATTGCGCCGGGTGATGGACGAATTGCTCGGGTTGGAACGCACGCACGCCGACCTCGATTGGGCCGTGGCGGTGCTTCGGCGATTGAAAGGTGAAGTGGACGCTTACACGCGAACCCGCACCTCCCGGTCGCTGTACGAACTGCGGAACGCGGCGATAACAGCACTGCTCATCGCTCGGGCAGCCAGCGAGAACCGCGAGTCTGTGGGAACACACTTTGTGGTCTCGGAGGAGCCGGAATGTGAGGTGCCTGCCAGCCGATGA
- the nadC gene encoding carboxylating nicotinate-nucleotide diphosphorylase: MIQTSTVERWLTEDLGQHDVTNQIPGETTGRLVAKEAGVVAGIEAATAVFEYLGVGVEPTAAVGDRIEAGDVVLQVSGQTRDVLRGERVAVNLVGHAAGIATLTRDAVDAAREVSDHVRIAATRKTTPGLRGVEKRAVVAGGGDTHRLDLSHMVMVKDNHVAELGLREAIAHFRERVSFATKLEVEVERPADARVAAEAGADIVLFDNMAPAQIEPVVTTLPDDVLVEASGGITVDEVSRYAQTGLDIISMGQLTHSAPCLDLSFRTGAENG; encoded by the coding sequence ATGATTCAGACGAGCACGGTCGAACGGTGGCTCACAGAGGACCTCGGCCAACACGACGTAACCAACCAGATTCCCGGCGAAACGACCGGTCGGCTCGTCGCCAAAGAAGCTGGCGTCGTCGCTGGTATCGAAGCTGCGACCGCCGTCTTCGAGTATCTCGGCGTCGGCGTCGAACCCACGGCTGCGGTCGGCGACCGCATCGAGGCCGGTGACGTTGTGTTGCAGGTCTCCGGCCAGACTCGTGACGTGCTCCGAGGCGAACGGGTCGCCGTGAATCTCGTCGGTCATGCCGCCGGTATCGCGACGCTGACGCGGGATGCGGTGGATGCCGCTCGCGAGGTGAGCGACCACGTCCGAATCGCGGCGACTCGAAAGACGACGCCCGGACTCAGAGGCGTAGAGAAGCGTGCCGTGGTCGCTGGCGGGGGCGATACCCACCGCCTCGACCTCTCGCACATGGTGATGGTAAAGGACAATCACGTCGCGGAGTTGGGCTTGCGCGAGGCGATCGCGCACTTCCGCGAGCGAGTGTCCTTCGCCACTAAACTCGAAGTCGAGGTCGAACGACCTGCGGATGCGCGGGTTGCGGCGGAGGCGGGAGCCGACATCGTCCTGTTCGACAACATGGCACCCGCGCAAATCGAACCCGTAGTCACCACGCTCCCCGACGACGTGCTCGTCGAGGCGAGCGGGGGAATCACCGTCGATGAAGTCTCACGATACGCACAGACGGGACTCGACATCATCTCCATGGGACAACTCACGCACTCAGCGCCGTGTCTCGACCTCTCGTTTCGGACGGGAGCGGAAAACGGCTGA
- the speB gene encoding agmatinase — MSGEPRTRADQFRETHPGSSVELAYAGINTFLKAPHRPVDELGEADVGVIGAPYDSAVSNRPGTRYGPDAIRRASNWWAYLSGYKGGLTNMQTGKQVDFSEFSVVDCGDAPIFPMDVDTTAESIRAHVATIADQAFPVLLGGDHYCTYPAFCGFAEGTNADSVGLVQIDAHTDTNEESAVFGEDFHGSSTHHIANSEYSDYEHISQIAIRGYEAPEFFEFVETEGLNLYTMRDVEREGITSVVEEAVAAAAEDTDTVYVTFDIDGVDPSVAPGTGTPVPGGLTTQQAIRVMEILGSTDAVGGIDLMEVAPKYDPTENTEQLAAYLLVTFLERKFAEL; from the coding sequence ATGAGTGGGGAACCCCGAACTCGCGCTGACCAGTTTCGCGAAACCCACCCCGGGTCGTCGGTCGAACTCGCCTACGCCGGAATCAACACCTTCCTGAAAGCCCCCCACCGACCCGTGGACGAACTCGGCGAGGCCGACGTCGGTGTCATCGGTGCGCCCTACGACAGCGCGGTGAGCAACCGACCGGGAACGCGTTACGGCCCGGACGCAATTCGTCGGGCGAGCAACTGGTGGGCGTATCTCTCGGGCTACAAGGGTGGGTTGACCAACATGCAGACCGGCAAGCAAGTGGACTTCAGCGAGTTCTCCGTCGTCGATTGTGGCGACGCACCCATCTTCCCGATGGACGTGGACACGACTGCAGAGAGCATCCGCGCCCACGTCGCGACGATTGCAGACCAGGCGTTTCCCGTCCTCCTCGGCGGTGACCACTACTGTACGTACCCAGCGTTTTGTGGCTTCGCCGAGGGAACCAACGCAGACAGCGTCGGTCTCGTCCAAATCGACGCCCACACTGACACCAACGAGGAGAGTGCCGTCTTCGGCGAGGACTTTCACGGGTCGAGCACCCACCACATCGCGAATTCAGAATACAGCGACTACGAGCACATCAGTCAAATCGCGATTCGGGGTTACGAAGCACCGGAGTTCTTTGAGTTCGTTGAAACGGAGGGCTTGAACCTCTACACGATGCGCGACGTCGAACGAGAGGGCATCACGTCCGTGGTCGAAGAAGCCGTCGCGGCCGCCGCCGAAGACACCGACACGGTGTACGTCACGTTCGACATCGACGGCGTCGACCCGAGCGTCGCACCCGGCACGGGAACGCCCGTCCCCGGCGGGCTCACGACCCAGCAGGCGATTCGCGTGATGGAAATTCTCGGCAGCACGGACGCGGTTGGCGGCATCGACCTGATGGAAGTCGCGCCGAAATACGACCCGACCGAGAACACAGAGCAACTCGCCGCGTACCTCCTGGTCACCTTCCTCGAACGGAAGTTCGCAGAGCTGTAA
- a CDS encoding NrpR regulatory domain-containing protein: MDIDRRTYDLMRLIRENEPIGSIRLVDLMNRHGYSIKSRTIRLILSELDEKAFTEKVPGKGRKLTAAGRAELGRGNIAGRFGHIREKIVTLTSQVTYDPVEDAGEVVAGSAVVPHDSVDEALSVLDDLADSSLGPVVTATDAVDEGVRFQFPSSITLDGVLLSRGINTTLKTAGLVEYRSTPGEPTTPGEVVRYIDVINGEGSTMDVVTLLIEAGRTDVLGALVRDTGILIVDNREFPITRFEEARDLAITTTTLLGGALDVRRPREQGPIPFENPGWEFASLTYGAIGELAIALLHELELVSQWETLDGLVPRREFEPLQTAGVSLTER; this comes from the coding sequence ATGGATATAGACCGGCGAACGTACGATTTGATGCGACTCATCCGCGAGAACGAACCGATTGGCAGCATTCGATTGGTCGATTTGATGAATCGCCACGGCTATTCGATAAAGAGCCGCACGATTCGACTCATCCTCTCCGAACTCGACGAGAAAGCGTTCACCGAGAAGGTTCCGGGGAAAGGGCGCAAGCTGACTGCCGCTGGCCGGGCGGAACTCGGTCGGGGGAACATCGCGGGCCGATTCGGTCACATCCGAGAGAAAATTGTGACGCTCACGAGTCAGGTAACTTACGACCCCGTCGAAGACGCCGGAGAAGTCGTCGCCGGGTCGGCTGTCGTTCCTCACGACTCGGTGGACGAAGCGCTCTCGGTCCTCGATGACCTCGCCGATTCGTCGCTCGGGCCGGTGGTGACGGCCACTGACGCGGTGGACGAGGGAGTACGATTTCAGTTTCCGTCGAGCATCACGCTCGACGGCGTGTTGCTCTCGCGTGGCATCAACACCACGTTGAAAACGGCGGGCCTCGTCGAATATCGCTCGACCCCCGGGGAACCGACGACGCCGGGAGAAGTCGTCCGGTACATCGATGTCATCAACGGCGAGGGCTCGACGATGGACGTGGTGACCCTCCTCATCGAAGCCGGACGGACCGACGTGCTGGGCGCACTGGTGCGTGATACGGGCATTCTCATCGTGGACAACCGGGAATTTCCCATCACGCGGTTCGAAGAAGCGCGCGACCTCGCGATTACCACCACGACGCTGCTCGGCGGGGCGCTCGACGTCCGTCGCCCGCGTGAGCAGGGGCCGATTCCCTTTGAAAATCCTGGCTGGGAGTTCGCCTCGCTCACCTACGGGGCCATCGGCGAGCTGGCGATTGCGCTCCTCCACGAGTTGGAGCTGGTCAGCCAGTGGGAAACGCTCGACGGGCTCGTCCCCAGACGAGAGTTCGAGCCACTGCAAACGGCAGGGGTTTCTCTGACGGAGCGATAA
- a CDS encoding sodium:solute symporter — protein MSIVAIDAGVVVLYLLGMVALGYWGYRKSNTLDDYLVAGRNIPIWMYVPVMSAVILGGASTIGGGGLGYQHGISGAWLVVMLGFGTIALGLLISTNLANLRAYSLGEVLERRYDRYSGTIGAVIAGVYSLTIAITQTIAVGKVFSVLFGFDQQTMIIAAGIIIILYTAMGGMLTVTITDFVQWCIMTVGIFLLAIPMGLSSVGGVGELTAALDASYFDPTAIGLDTIVSYFLLYVLGIMIGQDIWQRVFTADSAETARKGTLIAGTYAIVYGVATAFLGLLAVVLLPNLGDPELALPRLILEITPAGISGLILAGFVSAMMSTADSTLLASSTLFTNDIYKRFINPDASDETYTRVSRLFIIGLGAVMVFAAIQIGNVVQALILAYDLLTGAIFMPIFGAFLWSRATWQGALSSICVSSVVVVSALWMYGFGSNLPIIYGLVASAIVYVGVSLVTGPPAEEKLSRWMSNLNPSSD, from the coding sequence ATGTCAATCGTCGCCATAGACGCCGGGGTCGTTGTGCTCTACCTGCTCGGGATGGTCGCACTCGGGTACTGGGGCTATCGGAAATCGAATACGTTGGACGATTACCTCGTCGCGGGTCGAAACATCCCAATTTGGATGTACGTACCCGTGATGTCGGCGGTCATTCTCGGCGGCGCGTCCACCATCGGCGGCGGCGGGTTGGGCTACCAACACGGCATCTCTGGTGCGTGGCTGGTCGTCATGCTCGGCTTTGGCACCATCGCCCTCGGGCTTTTGATTTCGACCAACCTTGCGAATCTCAGAGCCTACTCGCTCGGCGAGGTTCTCGAACGCCGCTACGACCGGTATTCCGGAACGATTGGCGCGGTCATCGCGGGGGTGTATTCACTCACAATCGCCATCACGCAAACCATCGCCGTCGGAAAGGTGTTCAGCGTCCTCTTCGGATTCGACCAGCAGACGATGATTATCGCCGCTGGCATCATCATCATCCTCTACACCGCCATGGGCGGCATGCTGACTGTGACGATAACCGACTTCGTCCAGTGGTGTATCATGACGGTCGGTATCTTCCTGCTCGCGATTCCGATGGGGCTTTCCTCGGTCGGCGGCGTCGGCGAACTGACTGCAGCACTCGACGCCTCGTACTTCGACCCGACTGCAATCGGCCTCGATACGATTGTCAGCTACTTCCTGCTCTACGTCCTTGGCATCATGATTGGCCAGGACATCTGGCAGCGGGTGTTCACCGCCGACTCGGCCGAAACCGCACGCAAAGGAACGCTCATCGCCGGCACGTACGCCATCGTGTACGGTGTCGCGACGGCGTTCCTCGGACTGCTCGCGGTCGTGTTGCTCCCGAACCTCGGCGACCCGGAACTCGCCTTACCGCGACTCATTCTCGAGATTACGCCAGCGGGCATCTCTGGACTTATCCTTGCTGGATTCGTCTCCGCGATGATGTCTACCGCAGACTCCACGCTGCTCGCTTCGAGCACGCTCTTCACCAACGACATTTACAAACGCTTCATCAATCCAGACGCCAGTGACGAGACCTACACGCGCGTCTCCCGGCTGTTCATCATCGGGCTCGGCGCGGTCATGGTCTTCGCCGCGATTCAAATCGGAAACGTCGTCCAGGCGCTCATTCTCGCCTACGACCTCCTCACGGGCGCAATCTTCATGCCGATATTCGGCGCGTTCCTCTGGTCGCGGGCGACCTGGCAGGGCGCGCTCTCCTCGATTTGCGTGAGCAGCGTCGTCGTGGTCTCTGCGCTCTGGATGTACGGCTTCGGGTCGAATCTCCCGATTATCTACGGCCTCGTCGCAAGTGCGATCGTCTACGTCGGCGTGAGCCTCGTAACTGGACCGCCAGCAGAAGAAAAGCTCAGTCGCTGGATGTCGAACTTGAATCCGTCGTCTGATTAA
- a CDS encoding APC family permease, with amino-acid sequence MSGELSRVLSRRDIFVLAFGAMIGWGWIVQTGYFIDQSGVSGAIAAFVLGGFMVSVVSLIYGELASAMPFVGGEHSYSLRALGPIGSFACTWAIIFGYVSVVAFEAVALPSALAYIVPGFNVFELWTVAGQPVYASWVATGVIGSIVITFLNYRGVRPAAQFQAILALVITLAGATLLAGALFNGSSPSGDPFAGAGIAGVFTVAIMTPFMFVGFDVIPQAAGEADVSPKLLGGLIGASVICAASFYIAVIWAAGQVTTGAVLVESALPAAKAMEIAFNSQTIGRIMALAGLAGILTSWNGFVLGASRAIYALADSKMLPDSLATLHPQHNTPSTAIVLVGGLAALAPFFGEQMLIWIVNAGGLGLVTAWFLVVISFLVLRYREPEMDRPFELPGGYAVGALALVLTVFFIGLYLPGSPSALVGYEWAIILAWCVLGAGLLAMAGGLPSKSEARRHLRQQELND; translated from the coding sequence ATGTCAGGAGAACTCTCTCGTGTCCTCTCCAGACGCGACATCTTCGTGCTCGCGTTCGGCGCGATGATCGGCTGGGGCTGGATCGTGCAGACGGGCTACTTCATCGACCAGAGCGGTGTCTCCGGAGCAATCGCCGCGTTCGTCCTCGGCGGGTTCATGGTGAGCGTCGTCTCGCTCATCTACGGGGAACTCGCCTCGGCGATGCCGTTCGTCGGCGGTGAACACAGTTACAGCCTCCGGGCGCTCGGGCCAATCGGGTCGTTCGCGTGTACCTGGGCGATAATCTTCGGCTACGTCAGCGTCGTCGCCTTCGAGGCCGTCGCGCTGCCGAGTGCGCTTGCCTACATCGTTCCCGGATTCAACGTCTTCGAGCTCTGGACGGTCGCCGGCCAACCGGTCTACGCCTCGTGGGTTGCCACGGGCGTCATCGGCTCCATCGTCATCACGTTCTTGAACTACCGCGGAGTGCGGCCAGCCGCACAGTTCCAGGCAATTCTCGCACTAGTAATCACGCTCGCCGGAGCCACCCTGCTCGCCGGCGCATTGTTCAACGGAAGTTCCCCATCCGGTGACCCGTTCGCTGGGGCGGGCATCGCAGGCGTGTTCACCGTCGCCATCATGACGCCGTTCATGTTCGTCGGTTTCGACGTCATCCCACAGGCCGCCGGTGAGGCGGACGTGTCACCGAAACTGCTCGGCGGCCTCATCGGCGCATCAGTCATCTGCGCAGCGTCGTTCTACATCGCCGTCATCTGGGCGGCCGGGCAGGTCACCACGGGGGCCGTGCTCGTAGAGAGTGCACTCCCCGCCGCGAAGGCGATGGAAATCGCGTTCAATAGTCAGACCATCGGGCGCATCATGGCGCTGGCTGGCCTCGCAGGCATCCTCACCAGTTGGAACGGGTTCGTCCTCGGTGCGAGCCGCGCGATTTACGCGCTCGCCGACTCGAAGATGCTCCCCGATTCGCTCGCGACGCTCCACCCCCAGCACAACACCCCTTCGACCGCAATCGTCCTCGTGGGTGGCCTCGCCGCACTCGCGCCGTTTTTCGGCGAGCAGATGCTCATCTGGATCGTGAACGCAGGCGGACTCGGACTGGTCACGGCGTGGTTCCTCGTCGTCATCTCCTTCCTCGTTCTGCGCTACCGTGAACCCGAGATGGACCGTCCCTTCGAGCTACCGGGCGGCTACGCCGTTGGCGCACTCGCCCTCGTATTGACCGTGTTCTTCATCGGCCTCTACCTCCCCGGGTCGCCATCCGCGCTCGTGGGATACGAATGGGCCATCATCCTCGCGTGGTGTGTCCTCGGCGCAGGCTTGCTCGCGATGGCCGGTGGACTGCCGTCGAAAAGCGAAGCGCGTCGGCACCTCCGCCAGCAGGAACTCAACGACTAA